The Chanos chanos chromosome 6, fChaCha1.1, whole genome shotgun sequence genome includes a region encoding these proteins:
- the LOC115815134 gene encoding zona pellucida-like domain-containing protein 1, with protein sequence MLFLHLLALALVLQPALATYNCSAEYNRIPDNSDLVVDCGASIISLEVNLCTAQWAGFDPAGLALNGQHNNTLCQGTIDTSLNPPVIHYELPVNHSQENPCRQSLQIVDEAPSPTGPFSAFSSIQSVIITGYIDTPRSSEGIISYSTDLYYHFSCRYPLEYLLNNTQIVASSVSVATSDNNGTFIDTLSMSVYNDTDYVYPLVVPPTGLELRTMAYVEVKATNLTGNFYLLLDHCFATPSPYNTTNHEQHDFFIGCVVDSRTTVVRNGVSKNSRFSFETFRFVEHRDQDKSSIYLHCILRLCEPDKCQQLLDACNNRRKRSLEPYGSESKNSATVSVGPIYTKRERDQPSASPYGSDEPSEGGNINVAGLVVGIIFASGGAVLLVLAGWFALKKFYWAGGLPHAFD encoded by the exons ATGCTGTTTCTACACCTCTTAGCATTGGCTTTGGTTCTCCAGCCAGCACTTGCAACATACAATTGCTCTGCTGAATATAATCGTATCCCAG ACAACAGTGACCTGGTGGTGGACTGTGGGGCCAGCATAATTAGTCTGGAGGTCAACCTGTGTACAGCACAGTGGGCAGGCTTTGATCCCGCTGGACTTGCCCTTAATGGACAACACAACAATACCCTATGCCAAGGGACCATTGACACCAGTTTGAACCCACCAGTCATTCATTATGAGTTACCAGTCAACCATAGCCAGGAGAATCCATGCAGACAATCCCTGCAG ATTGTGGATGAAGCCCCAAGTCCTACAGGACCCTTCAGTGCTTTCTCTAGCATCCAATCAGTGATCATCACCGGCTATATTGACACACCCCGTTCATCAGAGGGAATCATCAGCTACTCCACTGACCTTTATTATCACTTCTCCTGCCGCTACCCACTGGAATATCTCctgaacaacacacaaataGTGGC TTCTTCAGTGTCAGTGGCCACCAGTGACAACAATGGGACTTTCATTGACACGTTAAGTATGAGTGTCTACAAC GACACTGATTACGTCTACCCGTTGGTGGTTCCACCAACTGGACTTGAACTGCGCACAATGGCCTACGTTGAAGTCAAGGCCACAAACCTCACTGGCAA TTTTTATCTTTTACTTGACCATTGCTTTGCAACTCCATCGCCCTACAACACGACAAACCATGAGCAACACGACTTTTTCATTGG ATGTGTTGTAGATTCACGAACAACCGTTGTGAGGAATGGTGTCTCCAAGAATTCCAgattttcttttgaaactttTCGATTTGTGGAGCACCGTGATCAGGACAAGTCGAGCATTTATCTCCATTGCATTCTCAGGCTCTGTGAACCAGACAAATGCCAACAGCTGCTTGAT GCTTGCAACAACAGGAGAAAGAGATCCCTAGAGCCTTATGGGTCAGAATCAAAAAATTCAGCGACAGTGTCTGTGGGACCTATATACACCAAAAGAGAAC GCGATCAGCCCTCTGCCTCTCCTTATg GCAGTGACGAACCATCAGAGGGGGGCAACATTAATGTGGCCGGTCTGGTGGTGGGGATCATATTTGCCTCTGGTGGTGCAGTCTTACTGGTCCTGGCTGGATGGTTTGCACTAAAGAAGTTCTACTGGGCTGGCGGGTTACCCCATGCGTTTGACTAA
- the zgc:162608 gene encoding apolipoprotein A-IV, with amino-acid sequence MQFKLLVLPVCFVIIKAHPLSRDSSSGEISWDNSGQKANQANEKSEVTKELNGMWKSHVESSDIYSQDSYNLMSGDIRHKLRLESERLRARLRQQLSELRDKLYPHTSQTQHGLANVKELFAPLTKQLQSALDSTTQELCGQLQLHLLTLNPEEDALHFEISQRLSQSLDDSQKKMTVSVEDFKTKILDLAQENKHSSGSTFWEEVTSKLGQEASTFKLEVLGSVTALKASLADLLISPQYLKDEVTSRVIQFCQSSTIKNERLILDLEQHLVRLQQQHRNGESETHHLIGMDSLQDFSTKLNALLRDIRNTLY; translated from the exons ATGCAATTTAAACTCCTTGTCCTGCCAGTATGCTTTGTGATTATCAaag CACACCCACTCAGTCGAGATAGCTCCAGTGGAGAGATATCATGGGATAACAGTGGTCAAAAAGCTAACCAGGCAAATGAAAAGAGCGAGGTCACCAAGGAGCTCAA TGGGATGTGGAAGAGTCATGTGGAAAGCAGCGACATATATTCTCAAGACTCCTATAATCTCATGTCAGGGGATATCAGACATAAACTGAGACTAGAGTCTGAGAGACTCCGGGCACGTCTGAGACAACAGCTCTCCGAGCTGAGAGATAAGCTCTATCCGCACACCAGCCAAACTCAGCATGGCCTGGCCAATGTCAAGGAACTCTTTGCTCCTCTTACCAAACAGCTCCAGAGTGCTCTTGACTCCACTACTCAAGAGCTCTGTGGACAACTCCAGCTGCACCTCCTGACTTTGAATCCAGAAGAAGATGCTCTTCACTTTGAGATATCACAAAGACTCAGCCAAAGTCTGGATGACAGCCAAAAGAAGATGACTGTCTCCGTTGAGGATTTCAAAACAAAGATTTTAGATTTGGCacaagagaacaaacacagcagtggcAGCACGTTCTGGGAGGAAGTGACCTCCAAGCTGGGGCAGGAAGCAAGCACATTCAAGTTAGAAGTGTTGGGCAGTGTCACAGCACTGAAAGCGTCATTGGCTGATCTCCTTATATCGCCACAGTATCTCAAAGATGAGGTGACTTCAAGAGTGATCCAGTTTTGCCAGAGTTCCACAATAAAGAATGAACGGCTTATACTTGATCTAGAGCAACACTTAGTCAGGCTTCAGCAGCAACACAGAAATGGTGAGTCAGAAACCCACCACCTGATAGGAATGGATTCTTTACAGGACTTCTCCACCAAACTAAATGCTCTTCTACGAGACATTCGAAACACTCTGTACTAG
- the si:dkey-103g5.4 gene encoding uncharacterized protein si:dkey-103g5.4: MHWTRGSCWHTLFWWLCTPGLNKAFGLNTTKQHSEQLPCEPGYYCPRGTLVSIPCPRGTFGPSAGATSLQDCVGCPLHHYGPREGMTLCLPCGAWAEQPLPGQDRCVCQGEGRVFQVSDGQCPCAMGYQLTRNGEACELKVYEICKNGRSRNQHGECLEKQQWKQHCAQEVCQSPDHFKGYHGSLGLCLCRDPLEPEKAECAGWCRSRVRPGLQLVCAGTLQLFHSDTGRQVSVTGSVLETVLKHWDSRGKLGCDRQFSFSQSVYIVQTGEAGFYGLFSALPAEVQRLFSESNQEIPSLMEPLNTHSLTGESGDGIEAWDTHWAVRPTVRGAGNSRSSGLLNPIACLHLGDILLFTVSKHHFPQYDIDNLYNTNADFDWGPFRALAQELTLAKSAPSLFSIGFNEPGVYTFKLSSQQFKRMYVKVMPVGGECYETGPFFPTDPHHMTRMGIAQRRQLLLRPDWLVIGGLLIGAVVVLCLCVALLTLFREYGWPDKLPTQAKYRALQLKYNMDDYASKGSRVMAVKKTHRNLQVEITDDSVKRAVALSKDEFWDYEEQVDLEAFSASAFYDILLKHSMSVTVCLGQLRREVKQLYQGIMGKIMGLHPGLRAVGGGKMQDAERLCGEVEQEMRRRRSLASQLVQLLDSQLHILQTELKAQRTVHRTFETCLRECIRHLGRISDSQESQWDKHLLEHVAERVAALADQMADLVTVECQRQGAWAVLKEGTGARLLCPASGSVLSRDDMIASDGSVQACEAVHVDPCTGLIQPNPNTHMLLASGHSMPVPPDFFLHPQTGRLLPVAGNVGFDPSSSTLVFTSDSGLGEIGKWESPLLPFVPYPSTRRGELLNASRLRGLRAGQRLVLGGPMCDYDTGVLVPILAVTIHPQTGLVYPLGGVHVCPISRLHQPIQIGSPMLDPQTGNIVLITGVSLDPLTGAVLPVGGLLLQESFIEPLSGRMVRVGGASIRGGKLVPHAGGFQSLLDNQVLVVRLRVVELLQGCNEVLGSGVLDLQMELSRLRGVTLELEQAWKSSHHCMLQLLTRLEVLKDWAWGVAQDGGSLGDIQIPDNELSLPALPGMEYPDPGGSGLYVPVLGAQLEWTSGRVVPLAGTMEDADGKGLVPIRFGALTVDPVTGAVAPVVGARLDILGKSVVPVTVSQSLIMGENPDSVQVEALQREYCLRIESWRQRRQSEEELLGDLDRELSHSFYTSLQESDRAQWTDTERQLRDAACELHEAAQSEAQRRALQSSELSLLLPAHILLTLTKGDEEEWEQQCHWHTKLMATINKISVCMEKLQHDKDQSTAQRGQRYLGGKMKQRELWEQLNSSQADLEAAFVLLHSVRELGQLCADTAQAMLSGSFWYKDFGLIQPRDIRNPLKMMVVTQHKILPHLERLTQFLEESKFSCRSTSTHRQPSSELSAKQTFGLESCSRALTASVSAVKGTSTQSLKDQIRTQTVNKQNGTGQSFPLSSSPQPQRAQRKAPMIQSEDVQPLREPAVTTHINVPILAAEEWAKLLELSPVFQLIREVEQKLRDRARDMGLLQGEHTDKKRHFIDFFDAQWKCEGELIKLNTDTLSPREFLVCQHGQFLLRQLHSHNMIAAIKLQLASSLPSNNYFCNAFRNSFFYQEADETLYVRSERLQSVGGFSLLLLHCAAHISTGDMSDDSCPSFQRAFFKVLQVSLSELFHCRLGGHLSPSQDWIQSSQHTESALKDLLLERVQKPGHKILSEEDVAGLLRKHKEASVFLHLESLLREKSQEVTPTNTSLQLPNSTANWNKAPP; encoded by the exons ATGCACTGGACCAGAGGTTCCTGCTGGCACACCCTGTTTTGGTGGCTTTGCACCCCAGGACTAAACAAGGCCTTTGGACTGAACACGACAAAACAGCACTCTGAGCAGCTTCCATGTGAGCCAG GATATTACTGTCCAAGGGGAACCTTGGTATCAATACCATGTCCAAGAGGTACATTTGGGCCCAGTGCTGGAGCTACATCTCTACAGGACTGTGTTGGTTGCCCACTGCATCACTATGGTCCAAGAGAGGGTATGACTCTCTGTTTGCCCTGTGGAGCCTGGGCAGAGCAGCCTTTACCGGGTcaagacaggtgtgtgtgccaGGGAGAAGGGCGAGTTTTCCAG GTCAGCGATGGGCAATGCCCCTGCGCCATGGGATACCAACTGACGAGAAATGGAGAGGCATGTGAACTGAAGGTGTATGAGATTTGCAAAAACGGAAGATCACGCAATCAACATGGAGAATGTCTTGAGAAGCAGCAGTGGAAACAGCATTGTGCCCAGGAG GTGTGTCAGTCTCCGGATCATTTCAAGGGGTATCATGGCTCTTTGGGACTCTGTTTGTGTAGAGACCCATTGGAGCCTGAGAAAGCAGAATGTGCAGGCTGGTGCAGGAGTCGAGTGAGGCCAGGACTCCAGCTGGTTTGCGCAGGAACCTTGCAGCTCTTCCATTCTGACACTGGCAGACAG GTGAGCGTGACAGGGAGCGTGTTGGAGACTGTCCTTAAACACTGGGACTCACGGGGGAAGCTGGGGTGTGACAGACAATTCAGTTTCTCCCAGTCTGTGTACATAGTACAGACAGGAG AGGCAGGATTCTATGGTCTGTTCAGTGCCCTCCCTGCAGAGGTCCAGAGGTTGTTTTCTGAAAGCAACCAAGAGATTCCCAGTCTTATGGAACCCCTAAACACTCACAGTTTGACAG GAGAATCAGGAGACGGGATAGAGGCATGGGACACCCATTGGGCTGTCAGACCTACTGTGAGAGGAGCTGGAAATTCCAGGTCTTCTGGATTGTTGAACCCCATAGCATGTCTCCATCTTGGAGACATTCTTCTTTTCACTGTGTCCAAACATCACTTTCCTCAATATGATAT AGACAACTTGTACAACACTAATGCTGACTTTGACTGGGGGCCCTTCAGAGCGCTGGCACAGGAGCTGACTCTAGCAAAATCAGCTCCCTCCTTGTTCTCCATAGGCTTCAACGAACCTGGGGTGTACACTTTTAAACTGAGCAGCCAGCAATTCAAACGCATG TATGTGAAGGTGATGCCTGTGGGTGGAGAGTGTTATGAGACTGGACCCTTTTTCCCCACTGACCCGCACCACATGACCCGAATGGGCATAGCCCAGAGACGCCAGCTGCTGCTTCGTCCTGACTGGTTGGTGATTGGAGGGCTTTTGATTGGAGCTGTTGttgtcctctgtttgtgtgttgcatTGCTG ACCTTGTTTAGAGAGTATGGCTGGCCTGACAAGCTGCCCACCCAAGCTAAGTACCGTGCTCTTCAGCTCAAATATAATATGGATGACTATGCATCAAAGGGATCAAGGGTAATGGcagtgaaaaagacacacagaaacctgCAGGTTGAGATCACAGATGACTCAGTGAAAAGAG CAGTGGCTCTGTCGAAAGATGAATTCTGGGATTATGAAGAGCAGGTGGATCTGGAAGCCTTCAGTGCCAGTGCCTTTTACGACATCCTCCTCAAGCACAGCATGTCCGTCACGGTGTGCCTGGGCCAGCTGCGAAGAGAG gtgaagcAGCTGTACCAGGGGATCATGGGGAAAATTATGGGCCTCCACCCTGGCCTGAGGGCAGTGGGCGGTGGAAAAATGCAGGACGCTGAGAGGCTCTGTGGGGAGGTAGAACAGGAGATGAGGCGGAGGAGGTCTCTGGCTTCACAACTGGTGCAGCTGTTGGACAGTCAACTTCACATCCTACAAACAGAGCTGAAAGCACAGCGGACCGTGCACAGGACCTTTGAAACATGCCTGAGAGAGTGTATTCGACATCTGGGGAGAATTTCCGACAGCCAGGAGTCTCAATGGGATAAACACCTCCTGGAGCA TGTTGCTGAACGAGTGGCAGCACTGGCTGATCAGATGGCTGACCTGGTGACAGTGGAGTGCCAACGACAGGGTGCCTGGGCCGTGCTCAAAGAGGGCACAGGGGCACGCCTGCTATGCCCGGCATCTGGGTCAGTCCTGAGCAGGGATGACATGATTG CTTCTGATGGGTCAGTTCAGGCATGTGAAGCCGTACATGTGGACCCATGTACAGGACTAATACAGCCCAATCCTAACACTCACATGCTTCTAGCTAGTGGGCATAGCATGCCAGTGCCACCTGATTTCTTCCTCCACCCACAGACTGGCAGATTGCTTCCTGTGGCAGGTAATGTAGGCTTTGACCCCTCCAGCTCTACGTTGGTTTTCACCTCCGATTCAGGACTAG GGGAAATTGGAAAATGGGAGtcccccctccttccctttgTTCCATACCCTTCAACCCGTCGTGGAGAACTTCTGAATGCTTCTCGTCTCAGAGGCCTGCGTGCGGGACAGAGGCTGGTGCTAGGGGGACCCATGTGTGACTATGACACAGGTGTGCTGGTCCCTATTTTAGCTGTGACCATCCACCCTCAGACAGGGCTGGTCTACCCCTTGGGTGGCGTACATGTGTGTCCTATTTCACGCCTCCATCAGCCTATTCAGATTGGCTCTCCAATGCTGGACCCCCAAACAGGCAATATAGTGCTCATTACAGGTGTCAGTTTGGATCCCCTGACAG GGGCAGTGCTTCCAGTAGGGGGGCTGCTCTTGCAAGAGTCCTTCATTGAACCCCTCAGCGGGAGGATGGTACGGGTAGGAGGGGCCAGTATCCGGGGAGGAAAGCTGGTTCCTCACGCTGGGGGTTTTCAGTCTCTGCTGGACAATCAGGTTTTGGTTGTGCGGCTGCGGGTGGTGGAGCTGCTGCAGGGCTGTAATGAGGTGTTGGGCTCAGGGGTTCTGGACTTGCAGATGGAGCTGAGCAGGCTCAGAGGAGTAACCTTGGAGCTGGAACAAGCATGGAAGAGCAGTCATCATTGCATGCTGCAGCTTCTGACCCGCCTAGAGGTTCTGAAGGACTGGGCTTGGGGTGTGGCTCAAGATGGAGGCAGTCTGG GGGACATCCAGATACCTGACAATGAGCTCTCACTGCCTGCTTTGCCTGGGATGGAATATCCTGACCCTGGAGGTTCCGGCCTGTATGTCCCTGTTCTTGGGGCTCAGCTGGAGTGGACATCAGGGCGCGTTGTGCCTCTAGCTGGAACAATGGAAGATGCAGATGGAAAAG GACTTGTTCCCATCCGTTTTGGAGCTCTCACAGTGGACCCAGTGACAGGGGCAGTGGCCCCTGTAGTGGGAGCCAGGCTGGACATTCTGGGAAAGTCTGTTGTTCCGGTAACCGTATCCCAAAGTCTGATAATGGGAGAAAACCCTGACAGTGTGCAG GTGGAGGCTCTGCAGAGGGAATATTGTTTGAGGATAGAGAGTTGGAGGCAGCGGAGGCAGAGTGAGGAGGAGCTGCTGGGAGATTTAGACAGGGAGCTGAGCCACTCTTTCTACACATCTCTGCAGGAGTCTGACAGG GCTCAatggacagacactgagaggCAGCTGAGGGATGCTGCCTGTGAGCTTCATGAGGCTGCTCAATCGGAAGCCCAGAGGAGGGCCCTTCAGAGTTCCGAGCTGTCTCTGCTACTGCCTGCTCATATATTACTCACCCTCACGAAAG gTGATGAAGAAGAATGGGAGCAGCAGTGTCACTGGCACACAAAGCTGATggcaacaataaacaaaattagTGTGTGCATGGAGAAACTACAGCATGACAAGGATCAatcaacagcacagagaggacagCGCTACTTG GGagggaaaatgaaacagagggaACTGTGGGAGCAATTAAACTCCAGCCAAGCTGATCTGGAGGCTGCTTTCGTCCTGCTGCATAGTGTTCGAGAACTCGGCCAACTCTGTGCAGACACAGCCCAG GCTATGTTATCAGGTTCCTTCTGGTATAAAGACTTTGGCCTAATCCAGCCCAGAGATATTAGAAACCCCTTAAAAATGATGGTGGTGACCCAGCACAAAATCCTTCCTCACCTGGAACGTCTTACACAGTTCCTGGAGGAGAGCAAATTCTCATGTCGGTCCACAAGCACCCATCGTCAGCCAAGCTCTG agttgtCAGCAAAACAGACGTTTGGTTTGGAGTCCTGTTCCCGAGCGCTGACTGCCTCTGTCTCAGCTGTCAAAG gaacttCCACTCAGTCTCTGAAAGATCAAATAAGAACTCAAACTGTGAACAAGCAGAATGGTACAGGACAATCTTTCCCTTTGTCTAGCTCTCCACAACCTCAGAGGGCCCAGAGAAAGGCTCCCATGATTCAGAGTGAAG ATGTCCAGCCTTTGAGGGAACCTGCAGTGACCACACACATCAACGTTCCCATTCTGGCAG CTGAGGAATGGGCCAAATTGTTGGAGCTTTCGCCAGTCTTTCAGCTCATCAGAGAGGTGGAGCAGAAGCTGAGAGACAGGGCCAGGGATATGGGGCTCCTTCAAGGGGAGCACACAG ACAAGAAGCGGcactttattgatttttttgacGCACAGTGGAAATGTGAGGGAGAACTGATAAAACTGAACACTGACACTCTAAGTCCAAGAGAGTTTCTGGTCTGCCAGCATGGACAGTTCTTGCTGCGACAGCTTCACTCACACAATATG ATTGCAGCGATAAAATTGCAACTTGCCTCCAGCCTTCCTTCAAATAACTACTTTTGCAATGCCTTCCGAAACTCCTTCTTTTATCAG GAAGCAGACGAAACTCTTTATGTGCGGAGTGAAAGGTTGCAATCTGTGGGAGGCTTCTCTCTGCTGCTCCTGCACTGTGCGGCACATATTTCCACTGGAGACATGAGCGATGACTCCTGTCCTTCCTTTCAAAGGGCCTTTTTTAAG GTTTTACAGGTGAGCCTGAGTGAGCTTTTCCACTGCAGGCTAGGAGGGCACCTATCCCCTTCACAAGACTGGATACAAAGTTCTCAGCACACTGAATCTGCTCTGAAAGATCTTCTGCTCGAGAGAGTTCAAAAACCTGGCCACAAAATTCTCTCAGAGGAG GATGTAGCTGGGCTCCTTCGGAAGCACAAGGAGGCTTCAGTCTTCCTTCATTTGGAGAGTCTACTGAGGGAGAAGAGCCAAGAGGTCACTCCCACCAACACAAGCCTGCAGCTCCCCAACAGCACAGCAAACTGGAACAAAGCCCCTCCCTGA